In one window of Demequina sp. NBRC 110054 DNA:
- a CDS encoding electron transfer flavoprotein subunit beta/FixA family protein — translation MRILVTVKFTPDLQSQRSFTDGSVTRTADDGSMNELDENAVEAALQLVEAAGEGEVYALTVGGPDAVAAVRKALQLGAHHAIHVSDEQIAGADVFGTAKVLAAAIRKVHDEQPLDLVITGMAALDGLTSMLPTALAADLGWAQLTLASSLEVADGTATIVRHMPDAHETVSAPLPAVVSVTDEANTPRYPNFKLIMAARKAPVAQWSLADLGLDGAAVGSAAARTEVVDASERPPREGREVVTDTGDGGVVLADFLIERGLA, via the coding sequence ATGCGAATTCTGGTGACGGTCAAGTTCACGCCGGACCTTCAGTCGCAGCGGTCGTTCACCGATGGCTCGGTGACGCGCACCGCGGACGACGGCTCCATGAACGAGCTCGACGAGAACGCGGTCGAGGCCGCGCTGCAGCTCGTCGAGGCGGCGGGGGAGGGAGAGGTCTACGCGCTCACGGTCGGCGGCCCCGATGCGGTGGCCGCGGTCCGCAAGGCGCTCCAGCTCGGGGCGCACCACGCGATCCACGTCTCCGACGAGCAGATCGCGGGCGCCGACGTGTTCGGCACCGCCAAGGTGCTCGCCGCGGCGATCCGCAAGGTGCACGACGAGCAGCCGCTCGACCTCGTGATCACCGGCATGGCGGCCCTCGACGGCCTCACGTCGATGCTCCCGACCGCGCTCGCGGCCGACCTCGGCTGGGCCCAGCTCACGCTCGCGTCGAGCCTCGAGGTCGCGGACGGCACCGCGACGATCGTGCGCCACATGCCCGACGCGCACGAGACGGTGTCGGCGCCGCTGCCCGCGGTCGTGTCCGTGACGGACGAGGCGAACACGCCTCGATACCCGAACTTCAAGCTCATCATGGCGGCCCGCAAGGCGCCCGTGGCGCAGTGGTCGCTCGCCGACCTGGGCCTCGACGGCGCCGCCGTGGGCTCGGCCGCCGCGCGCACCGAGGTGGTCGACGCGTCCGAGCGCCCGCCGCGCGAGGGCCGCGAGGTCGTGACCGACACGGGCGACGGCGGAGTCGTCCTCGCAGACTTCCTGATCGAGAGGGGCCTCGCATGA
- a CDS encoding electron transfer flavoprotein subunit alpha/FixB family protein, whose protein sequence is MSAMTVAVLVEHRDGQVAGPTLENLTLARALGRPVAVWIGEEPGDDAVASLASHGAEEVRWVELGGTARLPKVRAAALGAASTDARTVLVTSTFLNKELAALLALQTGAGVVVDASGAQIVEGKVQTEQTVFAATWNVTTRIVSDDAIVALRPNTTQAAPADAPAAGAVAKVAFEEPETLEILVHVDPVERPEGVPLSEARVVVSGGRGTNGDYTLVRELAEVLGGAVGATRDATDEGWISHEHMVGQTGTTVTPALYVGCGISGAVHHRGGMQASGTIVAVNLDPDAPIFEIADLGVVGDLNDVLPQAIARLKERQGS, encoded by the coding sequence ATGAGCGCCATGACGGTGGCGGTGCTCGTCGAGCACCGGGACGGACAGGTCGCGGGCCCGACGCTCGAGAACCTCACGCTCGCCCGAGCGCTCGGTCGCCCGGTCGCCGTGTGGATCGGCGAGGAGCCCGGGGACGATGCGGTCGCCTCCCTCGCGTCGCACGGCGCCGAGGAGGTCCGCTGGGTCGAGCTCGGGGGCACGGCGCGCCTGCCGAAGGTGCGCGCCGCCGCGCTCGGCGCCGCGTCGACCGATGCGCGCACGGTGCTGGTGACGTCCACCTTCCTGAACAAGGAGCTCGCGGCGCTGCTCGCGCTGCAGACCGGCGCCGGCGTCGTGGTCGACGCCTCGGGCGCTCAGATCGTCGAGGGCAAGGTGCAGACCGAGCAGACGGTCTTCGCCGCCACGTGGAACGTCACCACCCGCATCGTCTCGGACGACGCGATCGTGGCGCTGCGCCCCAACACGACCCAGGCCGCCCCGGCCGACGCCCCCGCCGCGGGCGCTGTCGCGAAGGTGGCGTTCGAGGAGCCCGAGACGCTTGAGATCCTCGTGCACGTCGACCCCGTCGAGCGCCCCGAGGGCGTGCCGCTGTCCGAGGCCCGCGTCGTCGTCTCCGGCGGCCGCGGCACGAACGGTGACTACACGCTCGTGCGCGAGCTCGCCGAGGTCCTCGGCGGCGCGGTAGGCGCGACCCGCGACGCGACCGACGAGGGCTGGATCTCCCACGAGCACATGGTCGGGCAGACCGGTACGACGGTGACCCCCGCGCTGTACGTGGGCTGCGGCATCTCGGGCGCGGTGCACCACCGCGGCGGCATGCAGGCCTCGGGCACGATCGTGGCGGTCAACCTGGACCCCGACGCCCCGATCTTCGAGATCGCGGACCTGGGCGTCGTGGGTGACCTCAACGACGTGCTTCCGCAGGCGATCGCACGGCTCAAGGAGCGTCAGGGCTCCTGA
- the pgmB gene encoding beta-phosphoglucomutase produces the protein MTTTAIAAKAALFDLDGVIVDTAKHHFIAWRAMAAGLGFELADEDEELLKGVGRMDALRIVLGLGGVEVSEEEAVRLATDKNAQYVEAISTLTPDDMLPGALAFLEDLKRRGVPTALGSASRNAPLILDRLGIRDLFDAIIDGSVVTKAKPDPAVFLAGAEALGVDPADCVVFEDAIAGVQAARGGGMTAVGIGDPAVLDEADVVIPGLRAAGSLAERGITFVGSLTIGSKEETMSDTAPVRLGEAPFHLDADAQAWVVATRDAMSLEDKVGQLFFLMANDPAGVDADIAVSQPGGFMRRAAPVEEAVSLNRHLHAASAVPPLIAGNLENGADGASFMATQVGTPLQAAATGDDSCAYRMGEVAAVEGRALGVTWDFAPIIDIQVNPRNPIVLNRAFGSDPERVARMGVEFVKGLQDHGVAASIKHWPGDGVDDRDQHLVTTVNTLGVEEWEETFGAAYRASIEAGALSVMAAHIALPAYSRALRPGIADEDILPASLAPELTTELLRERMGFNGVVITDASLMGGMLMKMPRAELVPAAVAAGCDMFLFTPDYAADHAHMLAGVRDGVISQARVDQAVTRVLALKAALGLHAGQSPEELVPGLDGIDTAKHRTWSREQADAGITLVKDKEAGLLPLDTERHQRVLVYSLRGLLSFTGPAERFTAQLNERGFAATLFEDGPPGSTMFKRVGVDGGVNGAELLENYDAVIYVADVQPRSNETVARLHWATFTAGNLPRYLTEIPTLFVSLGSPYHLQDVPFVRTYVNAYAANDQTVDAVVAKLTGEDDFRGESPVDPFMGYEDARW, from the coding sequence ATGACCACGACCGCGATCGCCGCCAAGGCCGCGCTCTTCGACCTCGACGGCGTGATCGTCGACACCGCCAAGCACCACTTCATCGCGTGGCGCGCGATGGCGGCCGGGCTGGGGTTCGAGCTCGCGGACGAGGACGAGGAGCTGCTCAAGGGCGTCGGCCGCATGGACGCGCTCCGCATCGTCTTGGGGCTAGGGGGAGTGGAGGTCTCCGAGGAGGAGGCCGTCCGCCTCGCCACGGACAAGAACGCGCAGTACGTCGAGGCGATCTCAACACTGACCCCGGACGACATGCTCCCGGGCGCGCTCGCCTTCCTCGAGGACCTCAAGCGACGGGGCGTGCCGACCGCGCTCGGCTCCGCGAGTCGCAACGCGCCCCTCATCCTCGATCGGCTCGGCATCCGCGACCTGTTCGACGCGATCATCGACGGCTCGGTCGTCACGAAGGCCAAGCCCGACCCCGCGGTGTTCCTCGCGGGCGCCGAGGCGCTCGGCGTCGACCCCGCGGACTGCGTTGTCTTCGAGGACGCGATCGCGGGCGTCCAGGCCGCCCGAGGCGGCGGCATGACCGCCGTCGGCATCGGCGACCCGGCCGTGCTCGACGAGGCAGACGTCGTCATCCCCGGACTTCGCGCGGCCGGCTCGCTCGCCGAGCGCGGCATCACCTTCGTGGGCTCGCTCACGATCGGCTCCAAGGAGGAGACCATGTCCGACACCGCTCCCGTGCGCCTCGGCGAGGCGCCCTTCCACCTCGATGCGGACGCGCAGGCCTGGGTCGTCGCGACCCGCGACGCGATGTCGCTCGAGGACAAGGTCGGTCAGCTGTTCTTCCTCATGGCGAACGACCCCGCGGGCGTGGACGCCGACATCGCGGTCAGCCAGCCCGGCGGCTTCATGCGCCGCGCCGCTCCGGTGGAGGAGGCCGTGAGCCTCAACCGCCATCTCCATGCCGCGAGCGCGGTGCCTCCGCTGATCGCTGGCAACCTGGAGAATGGCGCGGACGGCGCGAGCTTCATGGCCACGCAGGTCGGCACGCCGCTCCAGGCGGCCGCGACGGGCGACGACTCGTGCGCGTACCGGATGGGCGAGGTCGCCGCGGTCGAGGGTCGTGCGCTGGGCGTCACGTGGGACTTCGCGCCGATCATCGACATCCAGGTCAACCCGCGCAACCCGATCGTGCTCAACCGTGCCTTCGGTTCGGACCCCGAGCGGGTGGCTCGCATGGGCGTGGAGTTCGTGAAGGGCCTGCAGGATCACGGCGTCGCGGCGTCCATCAAGCACTGGCCCGGGGACGGCGTCGACGACCGTGACCAGCACCTGGTCACGACCGTGAACACGCTGGGCGTCGAGGAGTGGGAGGAGACCTTCGGGGCCGCCTACCGCGCCTCGATCGAGGCGGGCGCCCTGTCGGTCATGGCCGCGCACATCGCGCTCCCTGCCTACAGCCGGGCGCTCCGCCCCGGCATCGCGGACGAGGACATCCTGCCCGCGTCGCTCGCGCCGGAGCTCACGACCGAGCTGCTGCGGGAGCGGATGGGCTTCAACGGCGTCGTGATCACCGACGCGTCGCTCATGGGCGGCATGCTCATGAAGATGCCCCGCGCCGAGCTCGTGCCCGCCGCGGTCGCCGCCGGCTGCGACATGTTCCTCTTCACCCCGGACTACGCCGCAGATCATGCGCACATGCTCGCGGGTGTGCGCGACGGCGTGATCTCTCAGGCTCGCGTGGACCAGGCGGTCACGCGCGTGCTCGCGCTCAAGGCCGCGCTCGGGCTCCACGCGGGACAGTCTCCCGAGGAGCTCGTCCCCGGTCTTGACGGCATCGACACGGCCAAGCACCGTACGTGGTCGCGCGAGCAGGCCGACGCGGGCATCACGCTGGTCAAGGACAAGGAGGCCGGGCTGCTGCCGCTCGACACGGAGCGCCACCAGCGCGTCCTCGTGTACTCGCTGCGGGGCCTGCTGTCCTTCACCGGGCCCGCCGAGCGCTTCACCGCGCAACTGAATGAGCGAGGCTTCGCGGCGACCCTGTTCGAGGACGGGCCTCCCGGATCGACGATGTTCAAGCGCGTCGGGGTGGACGGCGGCGTCAACGGCGCCGAGCTGCTCGAGAACTACGACGCCGTGATCTACGTCGCGGACGTGCAGCCGCGCTCGAACGAGACCGTTGCGCGCCTCCACTGGGCGACCTTCACGGCGGGCAACCTGCCCAGGTATCTCACCGAGATCCCGACGCTGTTCGTGTCGCTGGGGAGCCCGTACCACCTGCAGGACGTGCCGTTCGTGCGCACGTACGTCAACGCGTATGCGGCCAACGACCAGACGGTCGACGCGGTCGTCGCGAAGCTCACGGGCGAGGACGACTTCCGCGGCGAGAGCCCGGTCGACCCGTTCATGGGCTACGAGGACGCGCGCTGGTGA
- a CDS encoding glycoside hydrolase family 43 protein, which produces MSETPILPGFHPDPSICRVGDEYLLATSTFEYVPGVPIHRSSDLVTWELVGHALTDPAVINAEQGAAGASQGIFAPTLRHRDGLLWMTTTSIRDVAAGQLITHAERPEGPWSAPVRVPGTLGIDPDLAWDDDGTCLLTWRGFAPPGIHQVPIDPATGERLGEETVVWQGTGLADTEGPHLIRRGDWWYLAVAEGGTHLGHGVSVARSRSPRGPFEAHPANPILSHRSTPHAVQAVGHADLVELADGAWALVHLGIRQAGSHPGFHVLGRETYLAGIDWIDDWPVVVEDRFEVPDVDRSWSDGFAGTMLDPRWAAPSVVPASFAMPADGLTLAPGRAPDDGEQGAVLCAVVGDLSWDASARIVQGDACLSVRLDASHWCGVERVGGVARARAVSAPFDQVLGEIPVEQDDALAIRVRASELRLGESSGPDQVSLGVVRAGDFLEIATLDGRYLSTEVAGGFTGRMLGIEALGGEARITEVRYAPSA; this is translated from the coding sequence ATGAGCGAGACGCCGATCCTGCCTGGTTTCCATCCCGACCCGTCGATCTGCCGCGTCGGCGACGAGTACCTGCTCGCGACGTCCACGTTCGAGTACGTCCCGGGCGTCCCGATCCACCGGTCCTCGGACCTGGTGACGTGGGAGCTCGTCGGTCACGCGCTCACTGACCCCGCGGTCATCAACGCCGAGCAGGGCGCGGCGGGGGCGAGCCAGGGCATCTTCGCGCCCACGCTGCGCCACCGCGACGGGCTGCTGTGGATGACGACCACGAGCATCCGCGACGTCGCCGCCGGCCAGCTCATCACGCACGCCGAGCGGCCCGAGGGTCCGTGGTCCGCGCCGGTCCGGGTGCCCGGCACGCTCGGCATCGACCCCGACCTCGCGTGGGACGACGACGGCACGTGCCTGCTCACGTGGCGCGGCTTCGCCCCGCCCGGCATCCACCAGGTGCCGATCGATCCGGCGACCGGCGAGCGGCTCGGCGAGGAGACGGTCGTGTGGCAGGGGACGGGCCTCGCGGACACCGAGGGGCCGCACCTGATCCGTCGCGGCGACTGGTGGTACCTGGCCGTCGCCGAGGGCGGCACTCACCTGGGCCACGGCGTCTCGGTCGCGCGCTCGCGGTCACCCCGTGGTCCCTTCGAGGCGCATCCCGCGAACCCGATCCTCAGCCACCGGTCCACCCCGCACGCGGTGCAGGCGGTCGGTCACGCCGACCTGGTCGAGCTCGCGGACGGGGCGTGGGCGCTCGTGCACCTCGGCATCCGTCAGGCCGGATCGCATCCGGGCTTCCACGTGCTCGGACGGGAGACCTACCTCGCGGGCATCGACTGGATCGACGACTGGCCCGTCGTGGTCGAGGACCGCTTCGAGGTCCCCGACGTCGACCGCTCCTGGTCGGACGGCTTCGCAGGGACGATGCTCGACCCCCGGTGGGCCGCACCGTCCGTGGTCCCGGCGTCGTTCGCGATGCCCGCCGACGGGCTCACCCTCGCACCTGGGCGAGCGCCGGACGACGGGGAGCAGGGCGCCGTCCTGTGCGCCGTCGTCGGCGACCTGTCGTGGGATGCCAGCGCGCGCATCGTCCAGGGAGACGCGTGCCTGTCGGTGCGGCTCGACGCGAGCCACTGGTGCGGCGTCGAGCGCGTGGGAGGCGTCGCCCGCGCCCGCGCGGTCAGCGCTCCGTTCGATCAGGTCCTGGGCGAGATCCCCGTCGAGCAGGACGACGCGCTCGCGATCCGGGTGCGAGCCTCCGAGCTCAGGCTGGGCGAGAGCAGCGGCCCCGACCAGGTGTCGCTCGGGGTCGTGCGCGCCGGCGACTTCCTCGAGATCGCCACGCTCGACGGCCGCTACCTGTCCACCGAGGTCGCTGGCGGTTTCACGGGCCGGATGCTCGGGATCGAGGCGCTCGGCGGCGAGGCGCGGATCACGGAGGTCCGTTACGCGCCCTCCGCCTGA